From one Streptomyces sp. NBC_01478 genomic stretch:
- a CDS encoding flotillin family protein, with translation MNAITVGIGVFVAVLLLIALTLLLMVGRLFRKVEQGRALIVSKTKKVDVTFTGAVVLPVLHKAEFMDISVKTIEIRRTGREGLICQDNIRADIHISFFVRVNKTVEDVIKVAQAIGTQTASDPVAIQDFFAAKFSEALKTVGKQLDFVDLYTKREEFRDRIIQVIGTDLNGYHLDDAAIDFLEQTPMTQLDNQNILDAQGIRKITELTTIEHVRTNEFQRTEQKEITRQNVDARETILELERRQAEAEIKQRREVEVLRAREEAATAKVQEEERLGAQAAFLRTEEQLGVQRENQAREIAVAQKNRERVIAVENERIEKDRLLEVIARERETSLSGIARDKEVEAERREVADVVRERIAVDRTVAEQEEAIKKLRVVEEAERTRQAVIIAAEAEAQEKLVKDIKGAEAAEAAAKHRAGEQLTLADARLKSADLDARAKLRLAEGIQAEAAAAGLAEVQVRDKEAEVTVKAGRAEAEATGARLRAEAEGTEARLRAEAEGTRAKALAEAEGAQANALAQAEGLRANALAQAEGLRANALAEATGIGEKLKAEAAGLTEKAAAMAALDDASRGHEEYRLRLQAEKEIRLAGLDVQRQVAEAQATVLATGLENADIDIVGGDSVFFDRLVSAVSFGRSVDGFVQNSETAQVLARPWLDGTSNIADDLARVLGQVSTADVQNLTVSALLMKLMSADSANAGQVRQLLDRAGELGLADTPLAALNGHPAKA, from the coding sequence ATGAACGCCATCACCGTCGGTATCGGTGTGTTCGTCGCCGTTCTCCTGCTCATCGCGCTCACTCTGCTGCTCATGGTCGGACGGCTGTTCCGGAAGGTGGAGCAGGGGCGGGCGCTGATCGTCTCCAAGACGAAGAAGGTCGACGTCACCTTCACCGGCGCGGTCGTCCTGCCGGTGCTGCACAAGGCCGAGTTCATGGACATCTCGGTGAAGACCATCGAGATCCGGCGCACCGGGCGTGAGGGCCTGATCTGCCAGGACAACATCCGCGCCGACATCCACATCAGCTTCTTCGTGCGGGTCAACAAGACCGTCGAGGACGTCATCAAGGTCGCGCAGGCCATCGGCACCCAGACCGCGAGCGACCCGGTGGCGATCCAGGACTTCTTCGCCGCGAAGTTCTCCGAGGCGCTCAAGACCGTCGGCAAGCAGCTCGACTTCGTCGATCTGTACACCAAGCGCGAGGAGTTCCGGGACCGGATCATCCAGGTCATCGGCACCGACCTCAACGGCTACCACCTCGACGACGCGGCCATCGACTTCCTCGAACAGACACCGATGACCCAGCTCGACAACCAGAACATCCTGGACGCGCAGGGCATCCGCAAGATCACCGAGCTGACGACCATCGAGCACGTGCGCACCAACGAGTTCCAGCGCACCGAGCAGAAGGAGATCACCCGGCAGAACGTCGACGCCCGGGAGACCATCCTGGAGCTGGAGCGCCGGCAGGCCGAGGCGGAGATCAAGCAGCGCCGTGAGGTGGAGGTCCTGCGGGCGCGCGAGGAGGCCGCCACCGCGAAGGTGCAGGAGGAGGAACGGCTGGGCGCGCAGGCCGCGTTCCTGCGTACCGAGGAGCAACTCGGCGTCCAGCGCGAGAACCAGGCCCGCGAGATCGCCGTCGCGCAGAAGAACCGCGAGCGGGTCATCGCCGTCGAGAACGAGCGCATCGAGAAGGACCGGCTCCTTGAGGTCATCGCCAGGGAACGGGAGACGAGCCTGTCGGGGATCGCCCGCGACAAGGAGGTCGAGGCGGAGCGGCGCGAGGTCGCGGACGTGGTCCGGGAGCGGATCGCCGTGGACCGTACGGTGGCCGAGCAGGAGGAGGCCATCAAGAAGCTGCGGGTGGTGGAGGAGGCCGAGCGCACCCGGCAGGCGGTGATCATCGCCGCCGAGGCCGAGGCGCAGGAGAAACTGGTCAAGGACATCAAGGGGGCCGAGGCCGCGGAGGCCGCAGCCAAGCACCGCGCCGGTGAGCAACTCACCCTCGCCGACGCCCGGTTGAAGTCCGCCGACCTCGACGCCCGGGCCAAGCTGCGGCTCGCCGAGGGCATCCAGGCCGAGGCCGCCGCGGCCGGACTCGCCGAGGTCCAGGTCCGTGACAAGGAGGCCGAGGTCACTGTGAAGGCCGGCCGCGCGGAGGCCGAGGCCACGGGGGCGCGGCTGCGCGCGGAGGCGGAAGGCACCGAGGCCCGGCTGCGGGCGGAGGCCGAGGGCACCCGGGCCAAGGCGCTCGCGGAGGCCGAGGGCGCGCAGGCGAACGCGCTCGCGCAGGCCGAGGGCCTACGCGCGAACGCGCTCGCGCAGGCCGAGGGCCTACGCGCGAACGCGCTCGCGGAGGCCACCGGCATCGGCGAGAAGCTCAAGGCCGAGGCGGCGGGCCTCACCGAGAAGGCCGCCGCGATGGCCGCCCTCGACGACGCCTCGCGCGGCCACGAGGAGTACCGGCTGCGGCTCCAGGCCGAGAAGGAGATCCGGCTGGCCGGGCTCGATGTGCAGCGGCAGGTCGCCGAGGCGCAGGCCACGGTGCTCGCGACCGGTCTGGAGAACGCCGACATCGACATCGTCGGCGGTGACTCGGTCTTCTTCGACCGGCTCGTCTCGGCGGTCTCGTTCGGCCGGAGCGTCGACGGCTTCGTCCAGAACTCCGAGACGGCCCAGGTGCTGGCGCGTCCGTGGCTCGACGGCACGTCGAACATCGCCGACGACCTCGCCCGCGTCCTCGGCCAGGTCTCCACGGCCGACGTGCAGAACCTCACCGTGTCCGCGCTGCTGATGAAGCTCATGTCAGCGGACTCGGCGAACGCCGGTCAGGTACGGCAACTGCTGGACAGGGCAGGCGAGTTGGGCCTGGCGGACACTCCGCTGGCCGCGCTCAACGGCCACCCGGCGAAGGCCTGA
- a CDS encoding GAF and ANTAR domain-containing protein, whose amino-acid sequence MARERRLAEIFVEVADSLVEDFDVIDLLHRLSARCVELLDVSAAGILLVDAFGELQVIAASDEHTRLLELFALQHDQGPCVECYRTGAARTDIDLTGEAATTAWPRFAAQARATGYVSTHAVPLRLRNRVVGALNLFQTTPHLLGDDDIALAQALADVATIAILQQRTLEQSHVENSQLENALTSRILIEQVKGVLAERWNTSVDDAFAAFRSYARSRQLRLSDLAARIIGGDFDTAAIPAPQRS is encoded by the coding sequence ATGGCCCGCGAACGACGTCTGGCCGAGATCTTCGTGGAGGTCGCGGACTCCCTGGTCGAGGACTTCGACGTCATCGACCTGCTGCACCGGCTCTCCGCGCGCTGTGTCGAGCTGCTCGACGTGTCGGCGGCCGGAATTCTCCTGGTGGACGCGTTCGGCGAACTGCAGGTCATCGCCGCCTCGGACGAGCACACCCGTCTGCTGGAACTCTTCGCGCTCCAGCACGACCAGGGTCCGTGCGTCGAGTGCTACCGCACCGGCGCCGCCCGCACCGACATCGACCTGACCGGCGAGGCGGCGACCACCGCCTGGCCACGCTTCGCGGCACAGGCTCGCGCCACCGGGTACGTCAGCACGCATGCCGTCCCGCTCCGGCTGCGCAACCGCGTCGTCGGCGCGCTCAACCTCTTCCAGACCACCCCGCACCTCCTCGGCGACGACGACATCGCGCTCGCCCAGGCACTCGCCGACGTGGCCACCATCGCGATCCTCCAGCAGCGCACCCTGGAGCAGTCGCACGTCGAGAACAGCCAGTTGGAGAACGCGCTGACCAGCCGCATCCTGATCGAGCAGGTCAAGGGTGTGCTGGCGGAGCGCTGGAACACGTCCGTCGACGACGCCTTCGCCGCGTTCCGGTCCTACGCCCGCTCCCGTCAGCTACGGCTGTCGGACCTCGCCGCGCGGATCATCGGGGGCGACTTCGACACCGCCGCCATCCCGGCACCGCAGCGGTCGTAG
- a CDS encoding acyl-CoA desaturase, giving the protein MSTLSTPSTTGVPAGTDPPPPVYDGSSPFPPDDGPPPVRDSAARIYVSVTAAIVVLPFLGLGLAGWLLWGRLVHPVDIVLAVVFYTLTGLGVTVGFHRGLTHGSYQAIRPVRVALAVAGSMSFQGDVIGWVATHRRHHAFTDRPGDPHSPYRYGTHLRGQLHGLVDAHVGWLFRNEQTPPERYAPDLLADPDIRAVSRAFPWLCLLTLALPFGLGWAIGGSWLYGLTGLLWAGLVRIALLHHVTWSVNSLCHMIGERPFRTRRHDRATNLWPLALLSFGESWHNLHHADPTSARHGVDRGQIDPSAAVIRLMERAGWVHDVRWPTPDRVAARRA; this is encoded by the coding sequence ATGTCGACCCTTTCCACCCCGTCCACGACGGGCGTCCCGGCGGGCACCGACCCGCCGCCCCCGGTCTACGACGGCAGCTCCCCCTTCCCGCCGGACGACGGGCCGCCGCCCGTCCGCGACAGCGCGGCGCGGATCTACGTGAGCGTCACGGCGGCGATCGTCGTGCTGCCGTTCCTGGGACTCGGTCTGGCCGGCTGGCTGCTGTGGGGGCGGCTCGTCCACCCCGTCGACATCGTGCTCGCGGTCGTCTTCTACACGCTCACGGGTCTCGGCGTCACGGTCGGCTTCCACCGCGGGCTCACCCACGGCTCGTACCAGGCGATCCGCCCCGTGCGCGTCGCGCTCGCGGTGGCCGGGTCGATGAGCTTCCAGGGCGATGTCATCGGCTGGGTCGCCACCCACCGCCGCCACCACGCCTTCACCGACCGGCCCGGCGACCCGCACTCGCCGTACCGCTACGGCACCCATCTGCGGGGCCAGTTGCACGGGCTCGTGGACGCCCACGTCGGCTGGCTGTTCCGCAACGAGCAGACACCGCCCGAGCGTTACGCCCCCGACCTCCTCGCCGACCCCGACATCCGGGCCGTCTCCCGCGCCTTCCCGTGGCTGTGCCTGCTCACGCTCGCGCTGCCGTTCGGGCTCGGCTGGGCGATCGGCGGCAGTTGGCTGTACGGCCTGACAGGCCTGCTGTGGGCGGGACTTGTGCGCATCGCGCTGCTCCACCACGTCACCTGGAGCGTCAACTCGCTGTGCCACATGATCGGTGAGCGCCCCTTCCGCACCCGGCGCCACGACCGTGCCACCAACCTGTGGCCGCTGGCCCTGCTCTCCTTCGGCGAGAGCTGGCACAACCTCCACCACGCCGATCCCACCAGCGCCCGGCACGGCGTCGACCGCGGCCAGATCGACCCGTCGGCCGCCGTCATCCGCCTCATGGAGCGCGCCGGCTGGGTCCACGACGTGCGCTGGCCGACCCCGGACCGGGTCGCCGCCCGCCGCGCGTGA
- a CDS encoding DNA repair ATPase: MTTGLDTGTYEVLRDRLAAQAAELARRAEALNARRTEEFGSTRLELTGTARLDTEHPAVPRDLVAVGDALLFGRQVALGGTREATVADVLALHDRHDLRRLPEDAVPGLLDDPDFVREFGALHRYYRQARLLRLRSVDGKLLAVFRTGEKADDIRVLRWVLADDGRSAAFLDAHGERDHVFPPSHDVEWTETSREDQVPGRHPHVRIQDGLYVDTVGGALTVKVEDNTETGEGIYSEPVDEPLQSPADAEIAYARVGALVLLRVRPYKEEAHRYLVFNTLTKGVVRLDGIGLSCRKLPEEQGIVFPGGYCLATGVWKTFEVDTAGLELERVVRSPNGEDVLFAYRARVPGRGLLLPYNLIRKEVANPLSGQGWALFDDGVLMVLGGAGEGEAGRVHPVRIWRTPFVSDTYAAARLVGSGPLFRVGNADLVRGISDCLSLAGAVAGTEPTAEVYEALVAACVRAADSYHWLGDAELGALGGPLEDVRGTAEQVLAEFETVRTLTRRAADALAEATDRLTGLVRRLRGEAPRDAAGWVTGLTELRRAQGHLLTLKELRYADLARIDEAVAGAETELGAFGQRAVAFLARADAFAGHHEVIGELVARAGQSATVAESAPVAARLDELTDGLRTVTEVIAGLDIGDATVRTSILERIAEVLGGVNRARATLDARRRELQDREGRAEFAAEFALLGQSVTGALADAATPEACDTRLARLLVQLENLEARFTDFDDFLAELADKRAEIYEVFSARKQTLADERARRAEQLAASGVRVLETVERRAATLADADAVSTYFASDPMVTKIRRTVGRLRDLGDRMRAEELTGRLAEAREEAVRALRDRTDLYTDGGRTLRLGRHRFAVNTEPLDLTLVPSGDGLAFALTGTDYRSPVADPEFAATRAFWDRPLPSESPLVYRAEHLAARLLDELGAQALAQEPDLAALVRRAAQESYDEGYERGVHDHDATAILRALLRRYEGAGLLRHEPAARARALLFWTHGASAEERASWTRRARSLARVRDTFGPTPAVADFLAELARRTGDPAAAYLFDELTTGPEGFVISAAARTRLDKFRRTVGSSAYDDDVRAVEDPVARRQLVEAWLTAYTTASGTEADPGDLAEAVAAELCPDVPRHESDARLTETVTGLLGTHPRIEAGSLSVRIDELLARTREFRAVDVPGHRAYQRRRTALVAAERTRLRLDEYRPRVLSSFVRGRLVDEVYLPLIGDNLARQIGTTGEGRRTGAGGGLLLLISPPGYGKTTLMEYVADRLGLVLVKVSGPALGHGVTSLDPAEAPNATARQEVEKVNFALAAGTNVLLHLDDIQHTSPELLQKFIPLCDATRRVEGVWEGVPRTYDLRGKRFAVCMTGNPYTESGGRFRVPDMLANRADVWNLGDVLTGKEAVFALSFLENALTSNPVLAPLAGRDRDDLDLLIRLAQGDATARADRLSYACDPAELARIVGVLRHLVTARDTVLAVNSAYMASAATADAARTEPPFRLQGSYRSMNRIAQRIDPVMNSPELSAVLDDHYTAEAQTLGAGAEANLLKLGELRGTLTAEQAVRWAELKAAYVRERGMAEDDPLRRAVAALGVLAERVGAVEAAITRAVGYN; the protein is encoded by the coding sequence ATGACCACCGGCCTGGACACCGGCACCTACGAGGTCCTGCGCGACCGCCTCGCCGCACAGGCCGCCGAACTCGCCCGCCGCGCGGAGGCGCTCAACGCCCGCCGCACCGAGGAGTTCGGCTCGACCCGGCTTGAACTCACCGGCACCGCACGCCTCGACACCGAGCACCCGGCCGTGCCGCGCGACCTCGTCGCCGTAGGAGACGCCCTGCTCTTCGGCCGCCAGGTCGCCCTCGGGGGCACCCGGGAGGCGACGGTGGCCGACGTCCTCGCCCTGCACGACCGCCACGACCTGCGCAGGCTGCCCGAGGACGCCGTACCCGGACTCCTCGACGACCCGGACTTTGTGCGGGAGTTCGGCGCCCTGCACCGGTACTACCGGCAGGCGCGGCTGCTTCGACTCCGTTCTGTGGACGGCAAGTTGCTGGCCGTCTTCCGCACCGGTGAGAAGGCCGACGACATCCGGGTGCTGCGCTGGGTGCTCGCGGACGACGGCCGGTCGGCGGCCTTCCTGGACGCGCACGGCGAGCGCGACCATGTCTTCCCGCCGTCGCACGACGTCGAGTGGACGGAGACGAGCCGCGAGGACCAGGTGCCCGGCCGGCACCCGCATGTGCGGATCCAGGACGGGCTGTACGTCGACACGGTCGGCGGCGCGCTCACCGTCAAGGTGGAGGACAACACCGAGACGGGGGAGGGGATTTACTCCGAGCCCGTGGACGAGCCGCTCCAGTCGCCGGCCGACGCCGAGATCGCGTACGCGCGGGTGGGCGCGCTGGTGCTGCTGCGGGTGCGGCCCTACAAGGAGGAGGCCCACCGGTATCTGGTCTTCAACACCCTGACCAAGGGTGTCGTACGGCTCGACGGGATCGGGCTGTCGTGCCGGAAGCTGCCCGAGGAGCAGGGGATCGTGTTCCCGGGCGGGTACTGCCTGGCCACCGGCGTGTGGAAGACCTTCGAAGTGGACACCGCCGGGCTGGAGTTGGAGCGGGTGGTGCGCTCGCCCAACGGTGAGGACGTGCTGTTCGCCTACCGGGCGCGGGTGCCGGGGCGCGGCCTCCTGCTGCCGTACAACCTGATCCGCAAGGAGGTCGCCAACCCGCTGTCCGGTCAGGGCTGGGCGCTCTTCGACGACGGTGTGCTGATGGTGCTGGGCGGGGCCGGCGAGGGGGAGGCCGGGCGCGTTCATCCGGTGCGGATCTGGCGTACTCCGTTCGTCTCCGACACGTATGCCGCCGCTCGACTCGTCGGCTCCGGACCGCTGTTCCGGGTGGGCAACGCCGATCTCGTGCGCGGGATCTCCGACTGTCTCTCCCTCGCGGGCGCCGTCGCGGGGACGGAGCCCACGGCGGAGGTGTACGAGGCGCTGGTCGCCGCGTGTGTGCGGGCGGCGGACTCGTACCACTGGCTCGGGGACGCCGAACTCGGCGCGCTGGGCGGCCCGTTGGAGGACGTCCGGGGCACGGCGGAACAAGTTCTGGCCGAGTTCGAGACGGTCCGGACCCTGACCCGCCGGGCGGCGGACGCCCTCGCCGAGGCCACGGACCGGCTCACCGGGCTCGTCCGGCGGCTGCGGGGCGAGGCGCCCCGGGACGCGGCGGGATGGGTCACGGGGCTGACCGAACTCCGGCGTGCGCAGGGACACTTGCTGACGCTGAAGGAGCTGCGGTACGCGGATCTCGCGCGGATCGACGAGGCGGTGGCCGGGGCGGAGACGGAGCTCGGGGCGTTCGGGCAGCGGGCGGTGGCGTTCCTGGCGCGCGCGGACGCGTTCGCCGGGCACCACGAGGTCATCGGCGAACTGGTCGCACGGGCGGGGCAGTCGGCCACGGTCGCCGAATCGGCGCCGGTGGCCGCCCGGCTCGACGAACTGACCGACGGGCTGCGGACGGTGACCGAGGTGATCGCCGGGCTGGACATCGGTGACGCCACGGTCCGTACGTCGATCCTGGAGCGGATCGCCGAGGTGCTGGGCGGCGTCAACCGGGCCCGCGCCACGCTGGACGCCCGCCGCCGGGAACTCCAGGACCGGGAGGGCCGGGCGGAGTTCGCGGCCGAGTTCGCGCTGCTCGGCCAGTCGGTGACGGGTGCCCTCGCGGACGCGGCGACACCCGAGGCCTGTGACACCCGACTCGCGCGGCTGCTGGTCCAGTTGGAGAACCTGGAGGCCCGCTTCACGGACTTCGACGACTTCCTCGCCGAACTGGCCGACAAACGCGCCGAGATCTACGAGGTCTTCTCCGCCCGCAAACAGACCCTGGCCGACGAACGCGCCCGCAGGGCGGAGCAGTTGGCGGCCTCGGGGGTGCGGGTCCTGGAGACGGTGGAGCGGCGGGCGGCCACGCTCGCCGACGCCGACGCGGTCAGTACGTACTTCGCCTCCGACCCGATGGTGACGAAGATCCGCCGGACGGTCGGCCGACTCCGCGACCTGGGCGACCGGATGAGGGCGGAGGAGCTGACCGGCCGGCTCGCGGAGGCCCGCGAGGAGGCGGTCCGTGCCCTGCGCGACCGCACCGACCTCTACACGGACGGCGGCCGGACCCTGCGCCTGGGCCGGCACCGCTTCGCCGTGAACACCGAGCCCCTCGACCTCACCCTCGTCCCCTCCGGCGACGGCCTCGCCTTCGCCCTCACCGGCACGGACTACCGATCCCCGGTCGCCGACCCGGAGTTCGCGGCCACCCGCGCGTTCTGGGACCGCCCGCTGCCCTCCGAGTCGCCGCTGGTCTACCGCGCGGAACACCTCGCCGCCCGCCTCCTCGACGAACTCGGCGCCCAGGCCCTCGCCCAGGAGCCCGACCTCGCCGCCCTGGTCCGCCGCGCGGCGCAGGAGTCGTACGACGAAGGTTATGAACGCGGCGTGCACGACCACGACGCGACCGCGATCCTCCGCGCGCTGCTCCGCCGGTACGAGGGCGCGGGGCTGCTGCGGCACGAACCGGCCGCCCGGGCACGGGCGTTGCTGTTCTGGACGCACGGCGCGAGTGCGGAGGAGCGCGCGAGCTGGACGCGCCGGGCGCGGTCGCTCGCGCGGGTCCGCGACACCTTCGGACCGACCCCGGCCGTCGCCGACTTCCTGGCGGAGCTGGCGCGGCGGACGGGGGATCCGGCCGCCGCGTACCTCTTCGACGAACTGACCACCGGGCCCGAGGGGTTCGTGATCAGCGCAGCCGCCCGCACCCGGCTCGACAAGTTCCGTCGCACGGTGGGGAGTTCGGCCTACGACGACGATGTGCGAGCCGTCGAGGACCCGGTCGCGCGGCGCCAACTGGTCGAGGCGTGGCTGACGGCGTACACGACGGCGTCCGGCACGGAGGCCGACCCGGGGGACCTCGCCGAGGCGGTGGCGGCCGAACTCTGCCCGGACGTACCGCGCCACGAGTCGGACGCCCGGCTGACGGAGACAGTCACGGGACTGCTGGGCACCCACCCGCGGATCGAGGCGGGCTCGCTGTCGGTGCGGATTGATGAACTCCTGGCCCGGACACGGGAGTTCAGGGCGGTGGACGTGCCCGGTCACCGCGCGTACCAGCGTCGCCGTACGGCCTTGGTGGCGGCGGAACGGACCCGGCTGCGCCTCGACGAGTACCGGCCGCGCGTGCTGTCGTCCTTTGTCCGGGGGCGGTTGGTCGACGAGGTGTATCTCCCCCTGATCGGCGACAACCTGGCGCGGCAGATCGGTACGACGGGGGAGGGGCGGCGCACCGGCGCGGGCGGCGGTCTGCTGCTGCTGATCTCGCCGCCGGGGTACGGCAAGACGACCCTCATGGAGTACGTCGCCGACCGGCTCGGGCTGGTGCTGGTCAAGGTCAGCGGGCCTGCCCTCGGGCACGGTGTCACCTCCCTCGACCCGGCCGAGGCACCGAACGCGACCGCCCGCCAGGAGGTGGAGAAGGTCAACTTCGCGCTCGCGGCGGGCACCAACGTGCTGCTCCACCTCGACGACATCCAGCACACCTCGCCCGAACTCCTCCAGAAATTCATCCCGTTGTGCGATGCCACGCGGCGGGTGGAGGGTGTGTGGGAGGGCGTACCGCGTACATACGACCTACGGGGGAAACGGTTCGCCGTCTGCATGACCGGTAACCCCTACACCGAGTCGGGCGGGCGTTTCCGGGTGCCCGACATGCTGGCGAACCGTGCCGACGTCTGGAACCTCGGCGACGTGCTGACCGGCAAGGAGGCGGTGTTCGCGCTGAGTTTCCTGGAGAACGCGCTGACCTCCAACCCGGTGCTCGCCCCGCTCGCCGGCCGCGACCGGGACGACCTGGACCTGCTGATCCGTCTCGCACAAGGAGACGCGACGGCTCGCGCGGACCGGCTGTCCTACGCCTGCGATCCCGCCGAACTGGCCCGGATCGTAGGGGTGTTGCGGCATCTCGTCACCGCCAGGGACACCGTGCTCGCGGTCAACTCCGCGTACATGGCGTCGGCGGCGACGGCGGACGCGGCCCGCACGGAACCGCCGTTCCGGCTCCAGGGGTCGTACCGCAGCATGAACCGCATCGCCCAGCGCATCGATCCGGTGATGAACTCCCCCGAACTGTCAGCGGTGTTGGACGACCACTACACCGCCGAGGCGCAGACACTGGGCGCGGGCGCCGAGGCGAACCTGCTGAAACTGGGGGAGCTGCGGGGCACGCTGACCGCCGAACAGGCCGTGCGGTGGGCGGAGTTGAAGGCGGCGTACGTGCGGGAGCGGGGCATGGCGGAGGACGACCCGTTGCGCCGTGCGGTGGCGGCTCTCGGGGTACTGGCCGAGCGGGTCGGAGCGGTGGAGGCGGCGATCACCCGGGCGGTCGGCTACAACTGA
- a CDS encoding SCO5918 family protein — protein MRCVIARYPFDLTKSEVEAMLKGIRPEQPVTGPCAVISRKVYPVKQVGEVITKQDRRDFTAFEVTRALTRLGFTCHETPPAPATPAAAPAPAEDTTVDSGPESTSYIGTTLG, from the coding sequence ATGCGCTGCGTGATCGCCCGTTATCCCTTCGATCTGACGAAGAGCGAGGTGGAGGCGATGCTCAAGGGCATCCGCCCGGAGCAGCCCGTCACCGGTCCCTGCGCCGTCATCAGTCGCAAGGTGTACCCGGTGAAGCAGGTCGGCGAGGTGATCACCAAGCAGGACCGCCGTGACTTCACCGCCTTCGAGGTGACCAGGGCCTTGACCCGGCTCGGCTTCACCTGCCACGAGACGCCGCCCGCGCCCGCCACGCCCGCGGCCGCACCGGCTCCCGCCGAGGACACCACCGTGGACTCCGGCCCCGAGTCGACCTCGTACATCGGTACCACCCTGGGCTGA
- a CDS encoding PucR family transcriptional regulator, whose product MPERGRPEQYLAGFARLLAECADTGRRLTRAELETRRALGEQAAEAGHELRALVSAHLTATRTAWPQTPGSADRTLAAVQQAVDAFAEGYERAQRLAVRQEEAARREFIDDLLYGRGGVGRLAERAERFGLRLSHTHAVAVVQGPTPYDESAPVPRQVERAMISRFGDRNILLTTKAGRMLCVAPGDQDDVLAHFAKQAYAAADGTRAAIGRPQPGAGGIVQSYEEALNTLELAERLSLEGPLLRAADLLVYPVLTRDRQAMADLVLDALGPLTKARGGPRPLLDTLSTYFDCGCVAAESARRLSLSVRALTYRLERIHQLTGADPTDPGQRYTLQTAVIGARLLDWPDKEL is encoded by the coding sequence TTGCCGGAGCGCGGCAGACCTGAGCAGTACCTGGCGGGGTTCGCGCGGCTCCTGGCGGAGTGCGCCGACACCGGACGCCGGCTGACCCGGGCCGAGTTGGAGACCCGCCGCGCCCTGGGCGAGCAGGCGGCCGAGGCCGGTCACGAACTGCGCGCCCTGGTCAGCGCCCATCTCACCGCCACCCGCACCGCCTGGCCGCAGACCCCCGGTTCCGCCGACCGCACCCTCGCCGCGGTGCAGCAGGCCGTCGACGCCTTCGCCGAGGGCTACGAACGCGCGCAGCGACTCGCCGTACGCCAGGAGGAGGCGGCGCGGCGGGAGTTCATCGACGACCTCCTCTACGGCCGCGGGGGCGTTGGCCGCCTCGCGGAACGCGCCGAGCGCTTCGGCCTGCGCCTCTCCCACACGCACGCCGTCGCCGTGGTCCAGGGCCCGACGCCGTACGACGAGAGCGCGCCGGTGCCGCGGCAGGTGGAGCGGGCGATGATCAGCCGGTTCGGTGACCGCAACATCCTGCTCACCACGAAGGCCGGCCGGATGCTGTGTGTCGCGCCCGGCGACCAGGACGACGTGCTGGCCCACTTCGCCAAGCAGGCGTACGCGGCGGCGGACGGCACCCGCGCGGCGATCGGCCGCCCGCAACCGGGCGCGGGCGGGATCGTCCAGTCGTACGAAGAGGCCCTGAACACCCTCGAACTGGCCGAGCGGCTCAGCCTGGAGGGACCGCTGCTGCGCGCCGCCGATCTGCTGGTCTATCCGGTGCTCACACGCGACCGGCAGGCGATGGCGGATCTGGTCCTCGACGCGCTGGGCCCGCTGACGAAGGCGCGCGGCGGTCCGCGTCCGCTGCTGGACACGCTCTCGACGTACTTCGACTGCGGTTGTGTGGCCGCGGAGTCCGCCCGCCGGCTCTCGCTGAGCGTGCGCGCGCTGACCTACCGGCTGGAACGCATCCACCAGCTCACCGGCGCGGATCCGACGGACCCGGGCCAGCGGTACACGCTGCAGACGGCGGTCATCGGCGCCCGCCTGCTGGACTGGCCCGACAAGGAGCTGTGA